The following proteins come from a genomic window of Lolium rigidum isolate FL_2022 chromosome 5, APGP_CSIRO_Lrig_0.1, whole genome shotgun sequence:
- the LOC124654426 gene encoding mediator of RNA polymerase II transcription subunit 20a-like: MPPAKWLMHWHPNPGATLNSQILAEACGCAESLGGTKDGRWKTSIFFYRPIARETAASGAQQQQQAPDVPRELFGVALHERPGLYFSILRNQRIVLQTDAAFPQVMEKLQSYKARVTLNFEGFQYQLGDFYLRIAKCVPNNSETLRGIMMEVEYCPLSSIEKSRAIMLDFFDIWQETLAKKSLPGRFIHVESNFSEFGLSDQYSYQHTAVQYAICLQQLMASVRQ, encoded by the exons ATGCCCCCCGCAAAGTG GCTGATGCACTGGCACCCGAACCCTGGAGCGACGCTCAACAGCCAGATCCTGGCGGAGGCTTGCGGCTGCGCCGAGTCCCTCGGCGGCACCAAGGACGGCCGCTGGAAGACCTCCATCTTCTTCTACCGCCCGATAGCGCGGGAGACGGCCGCGAGCGgggcgcagcagcagcagcaggccccCGACGTGCCCCGCGAGCTCTTCGGCGTTGCCCTCCACGAGCGCCCCGGCCTTTACTTCTCCATCCTCCGGAACCAGCGCATCGTCCTACAGACCGACGCCGCCTTCCCCCAAGTCATGGAGAAGCTCCAGTCCTACAAGGCCCGCGTCACCCTCAACTTCGAG GGATTTCAGTATCAATTGGGTGATTTTTACTTGAGGATAGCAAAATGTGTTCCTAACAATTCTGAAACACTGAGAGGAATCATGATGGAG GTAGAGTATTGTCCCCTATCTTCCATCGAAAAGTCGAGGGCAATCATGCTAGACTTCTTTGACATATGGCAGGAAACACTTGCAAAGAAGTCGCTGCCTGGCCGTTTCATCCATGTAGAGTCTAATTTTTCAGAGTTTGGTCTTTCAGATCAATATTCTTACCAGCACACCGCAGTTCAGTACGCGATCTGCCTGCAACAGCTTATGGCATCTGTGAGGCAGTGA